One window from the genome of Clarias gariepinus isolate MV-2021 ecotype Netherlands chromosome 15, CGAR_prim_01v2, whole genome shotgun sequence encodes:
- the micos13 gene encoding MICOS complex subunit MIC13 → MAAKIFPVLKLATKVGIAGGAVYVAYDLGLLTGGAEGAEALSKAKAAIPPAVDEWTKYFGLELPAAPKIEFSPCDAWNSGVRKSIQALSVAPCVASEYTSQGMQYVKDLIK, encoded by the exons ATGGCAGCTAAGATTTTTCCAGTGCTGAA gttAGCCACAAAAGTGGGCATTGCAGGAGGGGCTGTTTACGTGGCCTATGATTTAGGACTTCTTACTGGGGGCGCTGAGGGTGCTGAGGCTCTAAGCAAAGCTAAAGCAGCCATCCCTCCTGCCGTGGACGAGTGGACAAAATACTTTGGCTTGGAG cTTCCTGCAGCACCCAAAATCGAATTTTCCCCGTGTGACGCATGGAACTCAG GGGTGCGGAAATCCATCCAGGCTTTATCAGTTGCTCCGTGTGTGGCGAGCGAGTACACCAGTCAAGGCATGCAGTATGTTAAGGACCTCATTAAGTAA